One window from the genome of Leuconostoc suionicum encodes:
- a CDS encoding LytTR family DNA-binding domain-containing protein, with protein MEISINIDDKLKDIQVVISGSDIEQLADIAQYLKSRNTPSRQIAIKTADNIRVVDKEDIILVESYGNDLTFTLKNNHKITTRKTLKRFLEENQKSDFVQISKSEVMNLSYLSKMESAFSGNYYAFLTNQSRVTVSRRFIKGILTRLEGSAEDEAF; from the coding sequence ATGGAAATAAGCATCAATATTGATGATAAATTGAAAGATATTCAAGTTGTTATTTCAGGTAGTGATATTGAGCAATTAGCTGATATTGCGCAGTATCTTAAATCTAGAAACACACCTTCACGGCAAATTGCTATCAAAACAGCTGACAATATTCGTGTTGTAGATAAAGAAGATATTATTTTAGTTGAAAGTTATGGAAATGATTTAACTTTTACACTCAAAAACAATCACAAAATCACAACCAGAAAAACGTTGAAAAGGTTTTTGGAAGAAAATCAAAAATCTGATTTCGTGCAAATTTCCAAATCAGAAGTAATGAACTTATCTTATTTGTCGAAGATGGAATCTGCGTTTTCTGGTAATTATTACGCTTTTTTGACCAATCAGTCTCGAGTAACCGTATCAAGACGGTTTATCAAAGGCATTCTAACAAGATTAGAAGGGAGCGCAGAAGATGAAGCATTTTAA
- a CDS encoding MetQ/NlpA family ABC transporter substrate-binding protein, whose product MSKKKNYIIAGVAVVVIAGAAYLSFGGQGKTESKTVTIGVMAGSKAEDEIWASTIKTAKDKYGITLKTKKFTDYSQPNKALADGDIDLNAFQNYPFLKNWNKTYKTNIVSIGDTWTTPLRIYSTSYKKISEFKSGDQILVANDVTNENRGIHLLAEAGLIKIKDTDTATPKDITSNPKNLTITPVDASQTAKSLNDSKVAGAVVNTNYAVSANLDVNSAIYVEGLNKQTEQYFNFIAANKKDKDNETYKKVVKSLQTDKTKKLVKKYYGSAEVTVWDYNK is encoded by the coding sequence ATGAGTAAGAAAAAGAACTATATTATCGCTGGTGTTGCCGTTGTCGTTATCGCTGGTGCCGCCTACCTATCATTTGGTGGACAAGGAAAAACAGAATCTAAGACCGTTACTATTGGTGTAATGGCTGGGTCAAAAGCGGAAGATGAAATCTGGGCTTCCACTATTAAAACTGCCAAAGATAAGTACGGCATTACTTTGAAAACAAAGAAATTCACTGACTATTCACAACCAAACAAAGCCTTAGCAGATGGTGACATTGATCTGAATGCTTTCCAAAACTATCCTTTTTTGAAGAACTGGAACAAGACTTACAAGACTAACATTGTTTCTATTGGAGATACTTGGACAACTCCACTTCGTATATACTCAACATCATATAAGAAAATCTCTGAATTTAAATCTGGTGACCAAATTTTGGTAGCCAACGATGTCACTAACGAAAATCGTGGTATTCATCTTTTGGCTGAAGCAGGACTAATTAAGATTAAGGATACTGACACTGCTACACCAAAAGATATCACATCAAATCCTAAAAACTTGACGATTACGCCGGTTGATGCTTCGCAAACCGCTAAATCATTAAATGATTCAAAAGTTGCTGGTGCCGTGGTGAACACTAACTACGCCGTATCAGCTAACTTAGATGTCAATTCAGCCATTTACGTTGAAGGTTTGAATAAGCAAACAGAACAATACTTCAACTTCATCGCTGCTAATAAGAAAGACAAAGACAACGAGACTTACAAAAAGGTCGTGAAGTCATTGCAAACTGATAAGACAAAGAAACTAGTTAAAAAATATTACGGTTCAGCGGAAGTTACAGTTTGGGATTATAACAAGTAA
- a CDS encoding GntR family transcriptional regulator encodes MAKPRYIEIHNQILSRIEAGEWQSQERLPAERDLALEFNVSRMTLRQAVQTLVDEGILERKVGSGTYVAEQKVSERALGVTSFTELMAATGRTPHTVTVSYKTTTPSASEIEHLQLDSTDKVLIMERLRLGDDEPILLERTTLPVQLIESFTRGALTESLYATLASAGVYPGHAEQTITATLANERLSELLQIKRGDPILSVRQVSYDQHDTPFEYVRSYYVGERFEFTLTR; translated from the coding sequence ATGGCTAAACCTCGATATATTGAAATTCATAATCAAATACTGTCACGTATCGAAGCTGGTGAGTGGCAATCACAAGAACGTTTACCTGCTGAAAGAGATTTGGCACTTGAATTTAACGTGTCGCGTATGACATTACGCCAAGCAGTTCAAACATTGGTTGACGAAGGCATATTAGAACGTAAAGTCGGATCAGGCACTTACGTCGCTGAACAGAAGGTCTCTGAACGTGCCCTGGGTGTTACTAGTTTTACAGAATTAATGGCAGCTACAGGTCGAACGCCACATACGGTGACGGTTAGCTATAAGACTACGACACCATCCGCTTCAGAAATTGAGCATTTGCAACTGGACAGCACAGATAAAGTATTGATCATGGAGCGTTTACGTTTGGGGGATGATGAACCTATTTTACTAGAACGTACAACTTTGCCAGTCCAATTAATTGAGTCATTCACTCGTGGCGCATTGACAGAATCATTGTACGCCACCTTAGCATCAGCGGGGGTATACCCTGGACATGCTGAACAAACAATTACGGCCACGTTAGCAAATGAAAGATTGTCGGAATTATTACAGATAAAAAGAGGTGATCCAATTTTATCTGTAAGACAGGTCTCATATGATCAACATGATACGCCGTTTGAATATGTACGATCATATTATGTGGGTGAGCGTTTCGAATTTACTTTAACAAGATAA
- a CDS encoding DUF3021 domain-containing protein yields the protein MKHFKEAIVYLFIGIGIGSFISLLSFTLNHGTPSMRQFSLLMTMSAIMGLLSLIFEYDKITFITQLISHFILEMLTYGFFIWLTFGSAVITFTNIPTFVITYVIIFIYFRKQGRDNARRINEQLQKNKPKKSDSTN from the coding sequence ATGAAGCATTTTAAAGAAGCAATTGTATATCTATTTATTGGTATTGGCATTGGATCATTTATCTCCCTATTATCGTTTACCTTAAATCATGGAACACCATCAATGAGACAATTCAGCTTGTTAATGACCATGAGTGCGATTATGGGCTTATTATCCCTGATCTTTGAATATGATAAGATAACTTTTATTACACAGCTCATTAGCCATTTCATATTGGAAATGTTGACATATGGCTTTTTCATTTGGTTAACGTTTGGAAGTGCAGTGATTACGTTTACTAATATACCAACATTTGTGATTACTTATGTCATTATTTTTATCTACTTCAGGAAACAAGGCAGAGATAATGCGCGCCGTATTAATGAACAATTGCAAAAAAATAAGCCGAAAAAAAGTGATTCAACAAATTAA
- a CDS encoding methionine ABC transporter permease yields the protein MSQWFTNTFPNVVYQGWSGDTGWWTSIVQTIYMTFWSAIFGGILGLIFGLGLIITAPSGIAPNKASFWIFDKVVSLFRAIPFIILLAFIAPFTKLLIGTQIGTTAALVPLSLGVFPFYARQIQVALSEVDSGIVEAAQSVGSSFWDIVFGVYLREGLSEIIRVSTVTLISLIGLTAMAGAIGAGGLGNMAISYGYNRFATDTTLVATLLVLILVLTVQVTGDFLAKKFNHK from the coding sequence ATGAGCCAATGGTTTACAAATACATTTCCTAACGTTGTTTATCAAGGTTGGAGCGGCGATACTGGTTGGTGGACATCTATTGTTCAAACAATCTACATGACATTCTGGTCAGCTATCTTTGGTGGTATTCTTGGTCTAATTTTTGGTCTAGGATTAATTATTACTGCACCCAGCGGTATTGCACCGAACAAAGCTTCATTTTGGATTTTTGATAAGGTTGTGTCCCTTTTCCGTGCTATTCCATTTATTATTTTGCTGGCCTTTATCGCACCATTTACAAAGCTCCTCATTGGTACCCAAATTGGTACCACAGCTGCTTTAGTGCCATTATCATTGGGTGTATTCCCTTTCTATGCTCGTCAAATACAGGTAGCCTTGAGCGAAGTTGACAGTGGAATTGTTGAAGCTGCGCAGTCGGTGGGTTCGTCCTTTTGGGATATTGTCTTTGGCGTTTATTTACGGGAAGGCCTTTCGGAAATCATTCGTGTATCAACTGTGACCTTAATTAGTCTGATTGGTTTGACTGCCATGGCTGGTGCCATCGGTGCTGGTGGTTTAGGTAATATGGCCATCTCATACGGATACAATCGTTTTGCAACCGACACAACTTTGGTGGCTACACTACTTGTCTTAATCTTGGTGTTAACTGTCCAAGTTACCGGTGACTTCTTGGCTAAGAAGTTTAATCATAAATAA
- a CDS encoding M20/M25/M40 family metallo-hydrolase — MNMSSNQKYLKLLRDLVALPSVSATHRCLPEAAQLLATTFRELGAQVTYDDTYFAPFVLAQFRSSVPDAQTLVIYNHYDVQPVEPISLWQTDPWTLSEHDGKLYGRGTDDDKGNITARLTAIEEYLAEHEGHLPVNITFIIEGSEESSSQHLDEYLSKYQDQLFADLVIWESGGKNVHDVVEIFGGNKGIVTFNIDVQTAKSDLHSSLAGVVDSAAWRLTQALATLFDSEGHIAVPGFYDDVATPNQREKDLVRNLPTTRDTLIQQHGLTSPLLSDKTGDDLKETLYFQPTLNIEGIQSGYLGEGVKTVLPAVASAKLEARLVPNMDPDKTLQQIKQHFQNEGFSDIVVTKTLGQPGYRSDMSDPEILRVIDITEKYYHQHPVIMPTSPGTGPMYYIHEALNAPIASLGVGYAHTLDHAPNENIRLTDYNQHIAVIKELIRSYEK, encoded by the coding sequence ATGAACATGAGCTCTAATCAAAAATATTTAAAGTTACTCCGCGATTTAGTTGCACTACCCAGTGTTTCGGCAACTCATCGCTGTTTACCCGAAGCAGCTCAACTTTTGGCGACAACTTTTCGTGAATTAGGTGCTCAAGTAACCTATGATGATACCTATTTTGCACCATTCGTATTAGCTCAATTTAGGAGCAGTGTCCCTGATGCTCAGACGCTAGTTATCTATAATCACTATGATGTGCAGCCAGTAGAACCAATATCATTGTGGCAAACAGATCCTTGGACACTTTCTGAACATGACGGTAAATTATATGGACGCGGAACTGATGATGACAAAGGAAATATCACTGCCCGCTTGACAGCTATCGAAGAATACTTAGCTGAACACGAAGGTCACTTACCAGTAAATATCACTTTTATTATTGAAGGTTCTGAAGAATCATCCTCTCAGCACTTGGATGAATACTTAAGTAAGTATCAAGATCAATTATTCGCAGATTTAGTTATTTGGGAATCAGGCGGAAAAAACGTGCATGATGTGGTGGAAATTTTTGGTGGTAACAAAGGTATCGTAACATTCAATATTGATGTACAAACAGCAAAGAGCGATCTTCATTCATCTTTAGCTGGTGTCGTAGATTCTGCTGCTTGGCGTTTGACCCAAGCTTTAGCAACCCTATTTGATAGCGAAGGTCACATTGCTGTCCCAGGATTTTATGACGATGTGGCCACCCCTAATCAACGCGAAAAAGACCTGGTTAGAAATCTTCCTACAACAAGAGACACATTGATTCAACAACATGGTCTAACTTCGCCACTTTTAAGTGATAAAACTGGCGATGACCTAAAAGAAACATTATATTTTCAACCAACATTAAATATAGAAGGTATTCAGAGTGGTTATTTAGGTGAAGGTGTCAAAACCGTTTTGCCTGCTGTTGCCTCTGCTAAACTTGAAGCACGTTTAGTTCCTAATATGGATCCTGACAAAACCCTGCAACAAATTAAACAGCATTTCCAAAATGAAGGATTTTCTGATATCGTGGTAACCAAGACGTTAGGTCAACCAGGATATCGTAGTGACATGTCGGATCCAGAAATTTTGCGTGTTATTGATATCACTGAAAAGTATTATCATCAGCATCCAGTTATTATGCCAACGTCTCCAGGTACTGGCCCAATGTATTACATTCACGAAGCATTGAACGCACCCATAGCTAGCTTGGGTGTAGGATATGCTCATACATTAGACCATGCACCCAATGAAAATATCCGATTAACAGATTATAATCAACATATTGCTGTAATCAAAGAACTAATTAGGAGTTATGAAAAATGA
- a CDS encoding phosphatidylglycerophosphatase A family protein, producing the protein MQYATYENTVAKLAAHHITISDIARIAFNNEQSYVEGLTIEQVEDAVESILHKRVVQHQVWVGLELDRLAEAHLLEAPLQDLVENDDGLFGVDETIGTAIAMSFDTIGVTNYGYIDKTKVGLVGELDRKGKTSEAVTTFADDIVGALAAAAASKVAHKYATGRVDSVLPNQDNA; encoded by the coding sequence ATGCAATATGCAACATATGAAAACACAGTCGCAAAGTTGGCTGCGCATCATATTACGATTTCAGATATCGCGCGAATAGCCTTCAACAATGAGCAATCGTATGTCGAAGGATTAACAATTGAACAAGTAGAAGATGCAGTTGAAAGCATCTTACATAAGCGAGTTGTTCAGCACCAGGTGTGGGTTGGTTTAGAACTTGATCGTTTGGCGGAAGCTCATTTGCTGGAAGCTCCATTGCAAGATTTGGTTGAAAATGATGATGGGCTTTTTGGCGTTGATGAGACTATCGGTACAGCAATTGCAATGTCCTTTGATACAATTGGTGTCACAAACTATGGTTATATTGATAAAACAAAAGTTGGCCTTGTTGGCGAATTAGATCGTAAAGGAAAAACTTCTGAAGCGGTCACGACGTTTGCAGATGATATTGTGGGCGCACTGGCCGCAGCTGCAGCATCTAAGGTTGCGCACAAGTATGCGACCGGTAGAGTTGATTCTGTTCTACCAAACCAAGATAACGCTTAG
- a CDS encoding DNA topoisomerase, which yields MPNYLILTEKPSAAANFTKALGGKTGVFGDFTYKITNLRGHVMTLKDPEEMVAEDLKKQYKSWLVKHLPWNLEDFSWARTYIRQRNMRTGKIESTKKLIDELKKESKIGYDAIVIATDTDPSGEGELLAWEALDAIGWRGQVLRANFMDESSSGIQKAMHQLRNVSDKMADGEYVKGESRNRWDFASMQLTRIATTAAKKAGFKVVAREGRLKSVIVWRIYQQLEAIKNYVKTPYFEVKFKDPAEHIFGRVTPQGEVVPWRFATKEQAKFDFNNYHETEVINEKHQTRTQAPGKLLDLAGLASILAPRGFSSKEVLSTYQKMYEAQIVSYPRTEDKTVTPEQFNELLPLIDQIASVVGVDKNLLTHRSPRKTHVKSQGAHGANRPGENVPQTMQALAKFGPSGPAIYEVLAKNYLAMLAEDYVYDHVTANLKDYPEFKTAFNIPIKLNFKLVYDSQKAIKVEAGEEEESTDGQLGPQATPYLHEGANPKPQAPTTKWIMAFLEKHNVGTGATRVSTLSEMSRGTKAMLTEKRGKLGLTETGNVSAIMVKDTWIASPKITKRLFEMMDQVGRFEMTMSQVLDSVTKVVEHDMPIMLDNAQALETLLGKPNPSVKKPRKISEKMTGMWRGQEITFAREWSGHIFTDEELQKLLAGAEVSFPAKSKRGKSYTAVGKMAKQTFKGNTFYGFKLNPKTKKA from the coding sequence ATGCCAAACTACCTCATTTTAACTGAAAAGCCTTCAGCGGCAGCTAACTTTACAAAAGCGCTAGGTGGAAAAACAGGAGTTTTTGGTGATTTTACATATAAAATTACAAATTTACGTGGTCATGTTATGACCTTAAAAGATCCTGAAGAGATGGTGGCTGAAGATTTAAAAAAGCAATATAAATCTTGGTTGGTCAAACATTTACCATGGAACTTAGAAGATTTTTCTTGGGCACGGACTTATATTCGTCAACGTAACATGCGCACTGGAAAGATTGAGTCAACCAAAAAACTGATTGATGAATTGAAAAAAGAATCTAAAATAGGGTATGATGCGATTGTGATTGCAACAGATACTGACCCGTCCGGAGAAGGGGAACTACTCGCTTGGGAAGCATTAGATGCAATCGGCTGGCGTGGTCAAGTATTACGTGCCAATTTTATGGATGAATCATCATCAGGCATTCAAAAAGCCATGCACCAATTACGAAATGTTTCCGATAAAATGGCGGATGGGGAGTATGTCAAAGGTGAAAGTCGTAACCGCTGGGATTTTGCGTCCATGCAACTTACGCGAATTGCAACTACTGCTGCTAAAAAAGCAGGTTTTAAAGTTGTTGCACGTGAGGGTCGGTTGAAATCTGTTATTGTTTGGCGTATTTATCAACAACTGGAAGCTATTAAGAATTATGTTAAAACGCCCTATTTTGAAGTGAAGTTTAAAGATCCTGCGGAGCATATTTTTGGACGAGTTACACCGCAGGGAGAGGTAGTTCCTTGGCGTTTTGCAACAAAAGAACAAGCAAAATTCGATTTCAACAATTATCATGAAACTGAAGTTATTAATGAAAAACACCAAACACGTACACAAGCACCCGGTAAGTTGTTAGATTTGGCAGGATTGGCTTCTATATTGGCGCCTCGTGGTTTTTCCTCTAAAGAAGTATTAAGTACCTATCAAAAAATGTACGAAGCACAAATCGTGTCTTATCCGCGTACAGAAGATAAGACAGTAACACCAGAACAATTTAATGAGTTATTGCCATTAATTGATCAGATTGCGAGCGTTGTTGGTGTCGATAAAAATTTACTAACCCACCGTTCACCACGAAAAACGCATGTTAAGTCACAAGGGGCGCACGGTGCCAATCGTCCAGGTGAGAATGTGCCACAAACTATGCAGGCTTTAGCAAAATTTGGCCCTAGTGGACCAGCAATTTATGAAGTTTTGGCTAAAAACTATTTGGCGATGTTAGCAGAAGATTACGTTTATGACCATGTTACAGCTAATTTGAAAGATTATCCGGAATTTAAGACAGCCTTCAACATACCAATTAAGCTAAACTTTAAGTTAGTCTATGACTCACAAAAAGCCATTAAGGTGGAAGCAGGGGAAGAGGAGGAGTCAACTGATGGTCAATTGGGTCCGCAAGCAACGCCATATTTACATGAAGGTGCGAATCCAAAGCCACAAGCACCAACAACCAAATGGATTATGGCTTTTTTAGAAAAGCATAACGTTGGTACTGGTGCAACGCGCGTGTCAACACTGTCTGAAATGTCCCGTGGCACCAAAGCCATGTTAACTGAAAAGCGTGGCAAACTAGGTTTGACAGAAACGGGGAATGTATCTGCTATCATGGTAAAAGATACATGGATTGCTTCGCCAAAAATCACAAAGCGTTTATTTGAAATGATGGATCAGGTTGGTCGCTTTGAAATGACGATGTCGCAAGTACTAGATTCAGTGACGAAAGTAGTTGAACACGATATGCCGATTATGTTAGACAATGCGCAAGCGCTTGAAACATTACTTGGCAAACCTAACCCAAGCGTAAAAAAGCCACGTAAAATATCTGAAAAGATGACCGGTATGTGGCGAGGACAGGAAATTACCTTTGCTCGCGAATGGAGTGGACACATTTTTACAGATGAAGAATTGCAAAAACTACTAGCTGGGGCAGAAGTCAGTTTTCCAGCCAAGTCTAAACGTGGCAAATCCTACACGGCTGTTGGAAAAATGGCGAAACAAACTTTTAAGGGGAACACTTTTTATGGTTTTAAGTTGAACCCAAAAACAAAAAAAGCATAG
- a CDS encoding methionine ABC transporter ATP-binding protein produces the protein MTESIIELKNIDVTFHQKKRTIEAVKNVSINIERGDVYGIVGYSGAGKSTLVRVINLLQEPTSGSVTVNGETFFQADSQDAKKTRIGTNDLRVRRRKIGMIFQHFNLLNERTVTENVAFALQHSKLKDDEKNAKVAELLELVDLSDRAEQYPSQLSGGQKQRVAIARALANDPEILISDEATSALDPRTTNQILALLKKLNQEFGLTIVLITHEMQAVKEIANKVAVMQNGEIIERGSLLEIFAQPKQQLTREFIETATNIDKAIETIRHEPLVNELKEGEIFARLSYVGETTDEPLIASLFRDFNVTANILYGNIEVLQDTPVGSLLVILSGEPTQVQTALSTLHDHHVEVTILKGGN, from the coding sequence ATGACAGAATCAATCATTGAACTAAAAAATATCGATGTCACTTTCCATCAAAAAAAGCGCACCATAGAAGCTGTCAAAAATGTTTCCATCAATATTGAACGTGGTGATGTTTACGGTATCGTGGGCTATTCTGGTGCTGGAAAGTCAACACTTGTACGCGTGATTAACTTGCTACAAGAACCAACTAGTGGTTCCGTAACCGTTAATGGAGAAACTTTTTTTCAGGCTGATAGTCAGGATGCTAAAAAAACACGCATTGGCACAAACGACTTACGTGTTCGCCGTCGAAAGATTGGAATGATTTTCCAACATTTCAACTTATTAAATGAACGAACAGTCACAGAAAATGTTGCCTTCGCATTGCAACACAGTAAATTAAAAGACGATGAAAAGAATGCTAAAGTAGCTGAGCTACTCGAATTAGTTGATCTATCTGATCGTGCAGAACAATACCCTTCACAACTTTCTGGTGGTCAAAAACAACGTGTTGCTATCGCTCGTGCGTTAGCCAATGATCCCGAAATTTTAATTTCTGATGAAGCAACTTCCGCATTGGATCCTAGAACAACGAACCAAATTTTGGCCCTATTAAAAAAGCTAAACCAGGAATTTGGTTTAACAATTGTATTGATCACACACGAGATGCAAGCCGTCAAGGAAATTGCAAATAAAGTAGCTGTGATGCAAAATGGCGAAATTATTGAACGTGGCTCACTTCTGGAGATATTTGCCCAGCCAAAGCAACAGTTGACACGAGAATTCATTGAAACAGCTACAAATATTGATAAGGCCATTGAAACAATTAGGCACGAACCGCTAGTGAATGAGTTAAAAGAAGGCGAAATTTTTGCTCGTTTATCATATGTTGGTGAAACAACTGATGAACCATTAATTGCTAGCTTGTTCCGTGATTTCAATGTTACGGCAAACATTCTGTATGGTAATATCGAAGTCTTGCAGGATACACCAGTTGGATCTTTGCTAGTTATTTTGTCAGGTGAACCAACGCAAGTGCAAACAGCCCTATCTACATTACATGATCATCATGTTGAAGTCACAATTCTTAAAGGAGGCAACTAA
- the nagA gene encoding N-acetylglucosamine-6-phosphate deacetylase, whose protein sequence is MAKLIKNIDLYTGYQHMEDAFMRFTDTVEEVGYMIDFREKADDELLNEASGKIIVPGFIDVHKHGGYGLDTMDGDPEKLNIMINTMVTEGITSLFPTTITQSPENIERALKTIDQVAKTNPVIQGIHLEGPFINKAFMGAQPEEYIIDPNTELLKKWYALSGERIRLVTYAPENGGIPDFEEFMLQHNIIPSIGHSNATRAQLVHSRATHITHLYNAQRPLQHREPGVTGHGMLEGAITGELIADGFHIVPDMLQLAFRIKGAHKLELVTDSMRAEGLGNGISELGGQKVTVKDKQARLDNGHLAGSVLAYDDAFTNIQKFTSADINDAVQMSSVNQAREFGLTQKGNLSEGKDADFNIFNKELHLEATYSLGRRFAR, encoded by the coding sequence ATGGCAAAACTAATTAAAAATATTGATCTTTACACAGGGTATCAACATATGGAAGATGCCTTCATGCGTTTTACAGATACGGTTGAGGAAGTCGGTTACATGATTGACTTCAGGGAAAAAGCTGATGACGAATTGCTAAATGAGGCCTCAGGAAAGATAATTGTTCCAGGGTTCATTGATGTTCATAAACATGGCGGTTATGGATTAGACACGATGGATGGTGATCCCGAAAAGTTAAACATCATGATTAATACGATGGTTACGGAAGGAATTACATCATTATTCCCAACAACAATTACACAATCACCAGAAAATATTGAACGTGCTTTGAAAACCATTGATCAAGTTGCCAAAACTAATCCGGTTATTCAGGGAATTCATCTAGAAGGGCCTTTTATTAACAAAGCCTTTATGGGTGCACAACCAGAAGAATATATTATTGATCCCAACACAGAACTTTTGAAAAAATGGTATGCACTTTCTGGCGAACGTATTCGGTTAGTGACCTATGCGCCAGAAAACGGTGGTATTCCTGATTTCGAAGAATTTATGCTACAGCATAACATTATTCCATCAATTGGACATTCTAACGCGACACGAGCACAATTGGTACACTCGCGTGCAACACATATTACTCATTTGTATAATGCCCAAAGGCCATTACAACATCGTGAACCTGGCGTCACGGGACATGGTATGCTAGAGGGCGCAATTACTGGTGAATTAATCGCCGATGGTTTTCATATTGTACCTGACATGTTACAATTAGCTTTTAGAATCAAAGGTGCTCACAAATTAGAATTAGTAACTGATTCAATGAGAGCTGAAGGATTAGGAAATGGTATATCTGAACTTGGCGGACAAAAAGTTACTGTTAAAGATAAGCAAGCGCGCTTAGATAATGGTCACTTGGCTGGTTCTGTACTGGCTTATGATGATGCGTTCACCAACATCCAAAAATTCACAAGTGCTGATATTAATGATGCAGTGCAAATGAGTTCAGTTAACCAAGCACGTGAGTTTGGGCTAACCCAAAAAGGCAACTTATCCGAAGGTAAGGATGCTGACTTTAACATTTTTAACAAGGAATTGCATTTAGAGGCGACGTATTCACTTGGTCGCCGTTTTGCACGGTAA
- the alr gene encoding alanine racemase, with protein sequence MNYNAPHRHAVIELSQSAVVHNLKVIKENAHAKEIMAVLKANAFSHGLPEMAALSITAGATRFGMAMLDEALTLRDLGYVQPIDVLGLTDSRYARLAAERNITLAFSTKESIKAAAEQLVGTGLTLKVSLPVDTGLNRIGFKSREDLVAAIQELSAQDTLIFQSMWTHFATADTPNVDYVDFQISEWQRLTHDLPAEPIEKHFANTGIATWYPEKINTDIVRLGIGLFGINGSVPIMSMPFELIPALSLKAKVVNSKPLKKGDAVGYGAEYHAPNDGYLITIPIGHSDGYPFNGSGMRALVADGQIGHIVGGVAMDQSMIFVANPVAVGTTVTLIGRVGDQSITMQDLAEHTQSSIVALMNDFAPRLQRIIVS encoded by the coding sequence ATGAACTATAATGCACCACATCGACATGCTGTAATTGAGTTGTCTCAATCAGCAGTTGTGCATAATTTAAAAGTGATTAAAGAGAACGCGCATGCCAAAGAGATCATGGCTGTATTGAAAGCTAATGCTTTTTCGCATGGATTGCCCGAGATGGCCGCTTTGAGTATTACAGCTGGGGCTACCCGTTTTGGCATGGCCATGCTCGATGAAGCTTTGACATTACGTGATTTGGGGTATGTGCAACCAATTGATGTACTCGGATTAACAGATTCACGCTATGCGCGATTGGCTGCTGAACGTAATATTACGTTAGCTTTTAGTACCAAAGAATCAATAAAAGCAGCAGCCGAACAGTTAGTTGGTACAGGATTAACATTAAAGGTATCTTTACCCGTTGACACAGGCTTAAACCGTATTGGTTTCAAAAGTCGTGAAGATTTAGTAGCAGCAATTCAAGAGTTATCAGCGCAAGATACACTCATTTTTCAAAGTATGTGGACACATTTTGCTACTGCAGATACACCAAATGTTGACTATGTGGATTTTCAAATTTCTGAATGGCAGCGCTTGACACATGATTTACCAGCAGAACCAATTGAAAAGCATTTTGCGAATACAGGTATTGCTACTTGGTATCCCGAAAAAATTAATACGGATATTGTTCGTTTGGGTATTGGATTATTTGGCATTAACGGTTCTGTGCCAATAATGTCGATGCCATTCGAGTTGATACCAGCTTTATCATTGAAAGCTAAGGTTGTTAACAGCAAGCCGCTAAAAAAGGGTGATGCGGTTGGGTATGGGGCAGAATATCATGCACCAAATGATGGGTATTTGATTACTATTCCAATTGGACATTCTGACGGTTATCCATTCAATGGGAGTGGCATGCGTGCTCTGGTTGCGGATGGACAAATTGGTCATATTGTTGGGGGCGTAGCCATGGATCAGTCAATGATTTTTGTTGCTAATCCAGTTGCAGTTGGCACTACGGTGACCTTAATTGGGCGTGTTGGTGACCAAAGTATCACGATGCAGGATTTGGCTGAGCATACACAAAGTAGTATTGTGGCGTTAATGAATGATTTTGCACCGAGACTGCAACGAATCATTGTTTCATAA